In Paludibacter propionicigenes WB4, the genomic window ATGGTTTCAATAACGCTAAATGCCGTTAATAACCGAAAAAAGACAGTCTCGTCTAATCCGGTTCCGAATTTTCTGATTTCGGGTGAAGTAAAAGGAATTAATCAGGGAGTTGTTTATCTTGGATATCGTGAAAATGCAAAAGACAAAAAGGATTCGGCTATTATTGCAGGCGGTAAATTTAGTTTTAAAGGAAAGGTGATTGAACCTGTGTACGCGTTTTTATCAACAAAAGACAGGAAAGTTTTTGTTGGCTTCTTTCTTGAAAATAATAAAGTAACCATATCTGTTGACTCTTTAGGAAAGTCGACCGTAAAAGGATCTCCTATCTCCGATATATATATCGGGTGGGCTAAAATGTGGAGTGTAGTGACACAAAAAGCAGGGGATATTTATAAACGAATGAATGAGGAATATAAGAAAGAAGGACTAGACCCGAATAGCCGTACTGCAAAACTAAGTGACTCTGCACGCAAAGCTTTTGATGATGAGTTTAAGGTTTTGAATGTAGAAACGGATAGTACCGTTTTTCCAGTAGTTAGGAAATATCCGAACTCTGTTGCTTCTGCTTTTATTATTGTTGATAGATATGTATCCTGGCATGATGTTTCTAATGCTCAGAAAATGTTTAATTATCTTACTCCCGAGGCTAGAAAGTCCGTTTATGGTATTCAGATAAAAGAGTTTTTGGATACTGAAGCTAAAGTTTCAATAGGAAAAGTTGCTCCCAATTTTACTATGAATGATACTACAGGTCACCCCGTTAAACTGTCTGATTTTAAAGGCAAATATGTATTGCTCGATTTTTGGGCTTCTTGGTGCGGACCTTGCCGGAAAGAAAATCCGAATGTGGTGAATGCTTATAAAAAGTTTCATGATAAGGGTTTTGAAATAGTTCAGGTGTCGTTGGATACAAAGAAGCCTGCATGGATAGCAGCAATACAAAAAGATGGTTTAAACTGGAATCATCTTTCGGACTTGAAGGGCTGGCAAAATGAAGCCGTACTTATGTATGGTGTAAAAGCGGTTCCAACCAATTTTTTGATTGATAAAGATGGAAAAATAATAGCTCGTGATTTGAGAGAAGAAAAACTTCAGGAAACCCTTAGTGAAATATTTAAATAGTTCTTTAATCTTCCTTGTACTCAAAGCTCCCCGCTTGAGATTCATAACTCAGCGGGGAGTTTTTCTTTTTCGTGTTTTAAATTCTTTGTTTTTCGATAAAAAAGGTTCCTCTTTCTTGTTCTTTCAGCTTATATACTTCCAAATTTATAGATCAACAAAAAGCTGATATCTTTAATGATTTATTATATATCTAAAATGCAAAGCACCTTTGAATTATGTAGTATCTTTGCATAAAGATTCAAAAACTAAAAAATGCTCACAATAGAAGAACGCTCGGACATAATAGCCCTGATAAAACAGGAGGTTATTCCGGCCATAGGCTGCACCGAACCGGTAGCAGTTGCTCTGGCAGTAGCCAAAGCCAAAGAAGTATTGGGTGCAATTCCCGATAAAATTGAAGTTTTGCTTAGTTCCAATATGCTCAAAAACGCCATGGGTGTTGGTATTCCCGGCACCGGTATGGTAGGGTTGCCTATCGCCATTGCGTTGGGTGCGCTTATCGGGAAGTCCGAATACGGTCTCGAAGTGCTCAAAGACCTGACGCCCGAAGCTTTGGAACAGGGTAAAAAAATGATTGACGATAAGGTGATGACTGTTTATTTAAAACAGGGAATTGCCGAAAAACTGTATATCGAAGTACAGGTCAAAAGCGGAAACGATCAGGTGCAGGTAATCATTAGCCATGATCACACGCGCTTTTCCCACATCGAGAAAAACGGAGAAATACTCCTGCATTTGGATGATGAAACTGACGGAAGCACATTACGCGAAAAAAGTGTAAATTTGTCGTTTAATAAAGTGTGCGATTTTGCTATCGAGAGTCCGGTGGAGGAACTGCGGTTTATACTAAAGTCATCCGTGATGAACAAAGCGGCCTCTAAAGAATCGATGAAAGGTCAGTATGGGCACAGTGTAGC contains:
- a CDS encoding TlpA disulfide reductase family protein codes for the protein MKKIYLALVLCGMVSITLNAVNNRKKTVSSNPVPNFLISGEVKGINQGVVYLGYRENAKDKKDSAIIAGGKFSFKGKVIEPVYAFLSTKDRKVFVGFFLENNKVTISVDSLGKSTVKGSPISDIYIGWAKMWSVVTQKAGDIYKRMNEEYKKEGLDPNSRTAKLSDSARKAFDDEFKVLNVETDSTVFPVVRKYPNSVASAFIIVDRYVSWHDVSNAQKMFNYLTPEARKSVYGIQIKEFLDTEAKVSIGKVAPNFTMNDTTGHPVKLSDFKGKYVLLDFWASWCGPCRKENPNVVNAYKKFHDKGFEIVQVSLDTKKPAWIAAIQKDGLNWNHLSDLKGWQNEAVLMYGVKAVPTNFLIDKDGKIIARDLREEKLQETLSEIFK
- a CDS encoding serine dehydratase subunit alpha family protein, with the protein product MLTIEERSDIIALIKQEVIPAIGCTEPVAVALAVAKAKEVLGAIPDKIEVLLSSNMLKNAMGVGIPGTGMVGLPIAIALGALIGKSEYGLEVLKDLTPEALEQGKKMIDDKVMTVYLKQGIAEKLYIEVQVKSGNDQVQVIISHDHTRFSHIEKNGEILLHLDDETDGSTLREKSVNLSFNKVCDFAIESPVEELRFILKSSVMNKAASKESMKGQYGHSVAQTVRNGSQQNVMGNTIFTRMLSVTAAACDARMAGAMFPVMSNSGSGNQGIAATLPVSVFAEETGKSEEELIHALALSHLMTIYIKQSLGRLSGLCGAIVAATGSACGITYLMGGTREQIAYSIKNMIGNITGMICDGAKPSCALKVSNGVSTATLSALMAMDNKVVTSIEGITDEDVDKTILNLTKIGSEGMNETDRMVLEIMTTKGE